The Aneurinibacillus uraniidurans genome segment CTGGAGAATTCTCCATATTATTGTGTTACTTTGGGCAATTTTTCAAACACGTTGCTTACGATAATCCAAAGAAAATGATGGTAAAAACAAACAATCCACTGGCTTAGGCTGGTGGATTGTTTGTTTTTACATGTTAATAAAGGGTGGGAACTGGAGGACATGCGACTGCATCAAGAAATCGTGGATCAATTCCATAAAACATCCAGAATAGGCCGTTCCATCTATAACCTGAGATTTCACCGTATTCTACTCGTGTAGGATAAAACCAGAACTGATCCCCGGTAAGGAGCCACACATACGTGTACTGATGTACACAATCAATGATATAGGAAACAGTAGGTTTTGGGGGGATAAATGGTGGTGGAGGAGATGTTGGCGGTCCCTGTCGTGGCATAGATACCATTCGAATTCACTCCTTTTACATAGGCATTTACCATCTTATGTTGGAATGAACGCAGTGGATTGGGCAGATACCTATATGAACGAGATATGAACTGTAATCGGAAAGGATTTTATTCCCATGCCCCGAATAAGTATTATCAGGGAGGCGGATACTTTGATTCATCACATTGACCACTTGGTATTAACTGTAAAAGATCTAGGTAAGACATGTCATTTCTACACGCATGTACTTGGCATGGAGGAAGTTTCATTCGGTAATGGCAGAAAAGCGTTAGCGTTTGGAAACCAGAAGATAAATTTACATGAGGTCGGAAAAGAATTCGAGCCGAAAGCGGCACAGCCGACAAGTGGCTCGGCTGATTTGTGCTTTATTGCAAGTTGGCCGCTAACAAAGGTGATCAACCACTTGCAGAAGTGTCGGGTTGAGATTATCGAAGGACCTGTTAAACGAACCGGTGCTGTTGGTCCGATTGAGTCGGTGTATATTAGAGACCCGGATGAAAACTTGATTGAAATTTCAAGTTATGAAGTTTTGGAGGAAAGAGATTGAAAAAAATGGTATATTTACGGCAATTATATGAATTTGGTTATCAACAGGCCATGTCCTGTATTTTTCCTGTTTCTATTTTTGTAACCCTTGCGCTTTCAAAAGTGATTCATATACCAGGTCTGTATCGTTATGATTTCATTCTGCTTATTTGTATTCTCATTCAATATGTGATGTATAAAACAGGTCTCGAAACAAAGGATGAACTAAAAGTCATTTCTGTGTTTCATCTGATCGGACTAGCGCTTGAAATCTATAAAGTACATACGGCTTCCTGGTCTTATCCGGAGCCTGCCTGGACAAAAGTGATGGGAGTTCCTCTGTATAGCGGGTTTATGTATGCCAGCGTAGCCAGCTATATGTGTCAATCATGGCGGAGACTGCACTTGCAAGTGCATGGATGGCCCAACACTGTATGGGCCGTAGCACTGGGAGGAATGATTTATCTTAACTTTTTCACCCATCACTATGTGTATGATTTTCGCTGGATCTTAACCGCATTATTATTCATTGTCTTTTTTCGTACCTCTGTACAATTCTCTTTACGGGAAGCTATCTACAAAATGCCGCTGGTGCTTTCGTTTTTGCTAATTGGCTTTTTCATCTGGATTGCTGAAAACATCGCCACTTTTTTCGGGGCATGGCAATATCCAAATCAACGAGAAGCCTGGGAGCTTGTTCACATTGGAAAAATCAGTTCGTGGTTTTTGCTTGTTGTGATTAGCTTTATTATTGTGGCGCAGCTGAAGCATTTGAAAGTAAGAAGAGTAAAAGCTTTTTATCACGAGTGTTGATGATCAAACATAATACACAAGCAAAGGGTGATCAGTACGAAACTTAGTGAAGGGCTGCTGAAAATTATGCAATTCGAGTCGTAACCGATCTGTCTTTTTAGTTTTTTTCGTCCTTATTCTTGCGCGATTTAAATAGATCGAATGCGTCCCAAAGGCTGAAGAAAAACTCTGTAACGGGGTTAAAGATCAGGCGAAATAGAACCCGAAAAAACATAAAAACAGCATGGAATATGGCTTCTAATAATTCAAGCATGTTTCACCTCTACAATGAATTCCCCATTCTAGATGACTATCCAGAGAGGGGCTCTTTGCTCTTTCTAATTGGGAATATTTTATCATGAATAGGGGATGTTTCGGACAAAGAATGCCTAAAGAGGTATAATTATGTATAGATTTGATCTTACAAGGAGATGGAGAAAATGTTCTTGGTCGTATTAAAATATATCCAACCATTAGAAAAGGTTGAAGCGTATTTAGAAGAGCATGTTGCATTTTTAAACAAGTATTATGAGCAATCCAGGTTTATTTTTTCAGGGCGAAGAAACCCAAGGACGGGTGGAGTTATTCTGGCTAATGTAAATACGGAAGCAGAAATACAGGCAATCATTAAAGAAGACCCTTTCTATGTTAATGAAATTGCCGAATATGATGTAATAGAGTTTATCCCTACAAAATACGATGAAAACTTTGAGGTATTCATAAAGAACTAACGCACCCATTGTGGTGCTTTTTTGTTTATGGCGTTCTAAATTGTGGGCATCTATGTAGAATTTCTTTCAGGAGTGATTCGGGGTTCTCATGTTCAAAAACAACTTCTTGCCATTCAATTTTTCTGCTCAAATTATTCCCTCCCCATAATGAATACTCAACGACATCTTATCACCTCAACTTTCGCAGAGCAAGCGGACTAGTTCTCAGATATCGGTTTATCGTTATGATATAGAATGTGATATTATGGAAAAAAAGCGCCCTGAGTAGAGGGCGCTGCACTTCCTGTAAGCAAGTAGTAAGCATAATTTACTTATGAGCAAAGGGAGGAATATATGAATAGAGAAAAAGATCATCCATTTCTTGCATGGATCATGTTAATTTGTACACTCCCTGGTATAGGCGTGTTTGTATTTTTCGCTTGTTTGATCAATTTTTGGGAGGCAATCAAGTTAATTTTTCTGATGCCATTTTCGTTTGCTAACCTTAGCTTCTTGCTTTCTGATTCTATTTTTTTGGCTGTGGTAGTGGGGTTTATAGGATACGGAGCGCTTTTATTATGGTTATTTGGCTTAGTCGCAGCTGTCGTCACATTGATTCGCAGATACTCCCACCTGCATGCGAAACAATGGCAAGACCGTTAGCATGCCAAGTAAAAATAATGCGCCTGCTGTTTCATACGCACCGACAAGCGAAATCGTTTTTTTCAGAAAGCCAGCTGCACTCATCGTCACAACCATCATGCCCATGAACATTGGAGTAAGCACACCGTTCACACGTCCGATGTATGCTTCTTCAGATGCTTGTAGAATGAGCGTACTTACCCCGATATGAATGCATGGGAAGAATAGGCCATTCAAAAACTCTAGTGCAAGTGTCAGGTTTAGATCAGTTGACAATCCTATGCCGCAAGCGGAAATTGCACTTACGAACATCCCCATCGCCAGCAATTTTTGCGGAGCGACTTTTTTGGCAAGTCCCATGACCAGCCCACCACCGATGAGCATCGCGAGACCATTTACCATCAGAAGCCATTGGACACTCTCTTTTGGCAGACCGAGTCGTTCCATGACAACAAAGACAGCGAGCGGCTGCAGGATTCCAACGGCAAGCCCGGCGAACAAGAAAGCTCCACTGAGCGACTTTAATACAGGGGTCCGTAGTACATAACGAAATCCGTCTACCATCTCCTGCCACACATTTTCGTCTCCTGTTTTCTCCTCGATTTGGTCAGGTGGAAGCAGTCGCAGCACGGCTGCTGATAATAAAAACGAGATACCGGTCACCCCAACCGCAATCTGAATCCCAAATCTTTGATACACGAACGTTCCTACGATCGGTCCAATAACCATGAAGATAGCCATTAGCGTTTGAAACATAGCCATACCTGCCTGCAGCTGCTTGGGAGCAACGTGAACCTTAAACAATTTCATGGCAGACGGTTGGGAAAACTGCGATAAAATCGCCGATACGAGCGTCACAAAAAAAACAGACTGCCATGTACCGAATACAAGTGTCAATAACACTGCGAATACAGATAACGCGCTTACAATGTCGCACCATACCATCGTCCGCTTCGGCGGCCAGCGATCGGCGTACGTGCCGCCGATAAAGGAAAATAGAAAAATCGGCGCAAACTCTGCGACCGAAATAAGCGAAACGGCCAATGGATCGTTGTCCGTTTTATCCATGACAAATAACAAAACAGAAAAATTGCGCACCCAGATGCCGATTTGCAGCAAAATCCCGGATAGCATAATCGTCTGTACAAATCGATTTTGAAACAAATTTGTCTTCCTAGGTATCGAATGCTCCACTTTCTCACCCTCCTATATCTGGTATCTGAGCTTTGTGCCTTAGTGATTATAGTATTCCTGCTTTCCTTTTGCAAGCTGCCTTTCAATGGACACATCAAACGGAAAGTGAGAGAATAAAAGCTATTACCTAAAATGCTCGTACATCAGGAGTTGTAAACATGCGGAATTGGAGTGGAAAAATATTCAGTTGGTTCGGGAAGGAGAGGCAGGAGGATGAACAAGCTTCAATAAGTACCGAACATCCTATACATGATCGTGAGGAAAAAGAGGAGCTTCAAACACTTTCAGATATGGAACGTGAATCAGAAACAGCAGTGTATAAGAATCGGCTGCCTCAGGTGCAGGGAAGAAAAAAGGCGCAAAAAAAGCCTGTTCGTGTGATTGGTCAAGAATTATTTCAACTGCTAGATTATCGTAATGACCTGGCTGGAGAATCAACCGATTTCCCCGACGATTATGCTCCGAAAGTTTCGTTACGTCCTCATCAAATTCAACTATATAACGTCTTACTAAAGCGTGAGGGATTGTTGATTGCCGATCAGGAGGGAGTGGGGAAGACCCCGCCGATTTTGTGCGCTCACGAGGCGAAGATACGGGCTGGTAGGATTCAACGGGGGCTATATATTACCAAAGCGAGCTTCGTACAAGATGTCTATCGTCAGGCGCAGCAGTTTACCCATTTGCGTGTTCGTATTCTCAAGGGAACGAGTGAACAGCGTATGAGTATGTACGCTGATTTTTCTACCCATCCGTATGAGTTAGTGATCATGTCATATGAACAATTCCGCCAGGATATCAACCATGTGCTGAATATCCACCAACAAAATCCGTTTGATGTGTGCTATTTAGATGAAGCACAAATGATCAAACATGCAGAGTCACAGATTGGAAAGGTTGTTCATCGACTTGAAACGAAAGAACGATACGCGATTACCGCGACACCGGTGATTAATGGTGCAGATGATTTCTATAACATACTAAAGTGGCTGCGCTGGCCTGTGACATCTAAAGTGTTTTATGCAAGTGCGGTTGTCAATATGGAATCGCTGCAAGAGGCATTGCGTACGGATATGATCCGCCGTTTGAAAACAGATGTGGTGCAGCATATTCCTTCTGTTATTCCTTATAATCTTTCTGTGGAGCTTACCGGGTTACAGAGAGAATTATATGATGCAGTAAAAAAAGCGATACCGGGTGAAAGATTTGAAGGTTTTTCATTCTATCATATTCCAACGCCGCTTGCTAAATATACCCGTCTAAGTCAGATTGTAGAGTCTGCTGAAATTGTCGGTGGGGCAGAGGGAACAGCGGGAAGCGGAAAATTGGAGATGATAGAAGATCTGGTAGAGGATATCGTTTTACGGGGCGAGAAAGTCGTGATTTTTAGTCAGTCACGCATTTTTGTAGAGATTATGCATGAGTATTTTGAAAAGTATAATCCAGCGATTCTTCATGGGGAGATTCAAAATCGGCAGCGCCAGGTGGATAAATTTATGAACGATCCGACATGCTGGGTTATGATCGGGAGCGAATCTTCTAGTAGGGAGGGCTGGATGGGCACGATTGCGAACAATGTGATTTTTACAAGCAAACCGTGGTCTCCTGCGTATGTATCCCAATGTATCGGGCGTGTCCGGCATTTCGGAGCGGAAGGGCATAAGCATATTCATGTATATTCTCTGCTTGGCGAAAGTACGGTTGATGAGAGTTTGGAGAAGCTGCTAGGTGAGGAGCAATATATGATCGATGAGCTTGTCGAAACCGGAACGAACCGCAGTGATATGCTGCGCCTTCTTATTGAAGAGGAGGAAAAAGCACACGATCCAATGGTGATAAACTAGTAAGCGTTTGAAGTATAAAAATAAATAGTAATCCAGTTGAAGATTTTGGAGAGAACAGTATGGAGGCCGTCCCGAAAAAGTCGTTTCTTCGCGACTTTTCGGAACAGCCTCTTTGTCGTTTATTGAATTGGTATTTGGACCGTTTGTTTTTGAATCGCATTCACGCTTCCATTGTTATACACAGAAACATGAATCATAGTTTGTCGGTCCTTCTTATGTTGAAACATGACTGCCATTCGTTTCCCCGAAAGTCCTTCTAATTTTGAGAATTGTTTAGCTTCATAGTTATGCGATTCCGCCCCATATAACTTTTCTAGATAAGAGACAGCTATTTTTTTTGCCTTCTCATTAGTTGGGAATTGATTTAATGTAAAGGTTTGCCCGGTTCCGATATATTCGATATCTCCCGTTTTTCCATCCAGAGTTACGGTGAATAAGCGAGTTGATTGTGCTTTGCTCTTCTGTTTTTTCGGCTCTAATGTCACGGAGAATGTCTGCTTGCCATTTTCTTGTTTAGCTAAAACGTGCGTAATCTGGAATTGTTTTGTTTCCGGGAACGCACCATGAACTTTAGCTAGGGCTACTTTCGCAGACTTTTCTAGTAAAAATTGCTTTGCAGGCATTTCTTTTTCATATCCTTGTGATTGGGGAGTTGTCTGGGGTGTATTCGTCGTAGCAGCCATCACAGGAGTAGTAGCAAGTAAACTTAGCATAAGGAAAGATGGAGTAAACTTTTTCATAACTTCCTCCTAGAGTTAAACTTCGTATTCTTCTTGATTTTAAACAAATAAGCTTTCTTTTTTATTAATCAAATCTTACAAAAGTCTTAAGTGAAGACAGATCTGTAATTTTTCCTATACATTTTTCAGTAAAATCGAAAAAATAGTATGTTTTTACCAATAAAAACGTTAAAATAAAGGTACATTCCCAAAAATATTACCATTTCTATTATTTTTTCCTACTTCTATGATCGTACTTTAAATCACTTTGCTTGATTTTAAGACTAAGGGAGGAAAGAATCATGAAAAAAGAAAAGGTTGTTATTACCGGGTATGGTATTAAGGCACCTGGTGGGTATAATGTAGATCATTTTACAGATTCGCTTATCACACAAATAAGCGCCCTGGAGCTGTTTCCAGGGCAGGGAACCGAAGGCAAAGATATTGCCTTTGGGGTTGTGCATGACAGTCTGGAGGAAATAAAGCAAGACAAGAAATATCGACGGTACCCGAGGATTAGTCTCCTGGCGATGTCTGCGATGAAAGAAGCCGTGCAAATGGCAGGAAAGAGCGACCTGAGTGGATATAGAACAGGTGTTTTCATGGGAACTGCCTTAGGAGGGACCTTAGGGTATGATGAGGTCATTACGATTGCTAATGAGAATAACTTTAAGGCGATTCCTGTAACCGGATGTGGGATCGTTCATTATCATAGTTTAGCTTCTTCGCTGGCAGAGTCATTCGGGATAACTGGGGTGACAAGAACAGTTGCCACTGGTTGTTCCGCTGCAATTGATGCGATTCAGGATGCGATCATGTATTTACATGCTGGTGAATTGGATACTTGCATTGTCGGAGGAGCGGATGCCCCGCTTTCGAAATCAGTCATGTATGCGTTCGGAAAAATAAGATGTTTATCACAAAATAAGGCGCTGGGTGAAATGGGAATACCGTTCTCAAAAAAAAGCGCAGGGTTTGTCATGGCGGAAGGAGCCAGTGTGTTAATTCTTGAGAAAGAGTCTACTGCGTTAAATCGAGGAGCCAAAATTTTAGGCGTAATAGACGAAGTAAGTACAACGAATGATGCGACCGGAATCTTTTTTTCGGATCATGAAGGGAAGCATATGCTGTATAGCATGAAGCAGGTTACGGAACGTAGACGACCTACCTATGTGAATAGTCAGGCATTAGGAATGGTCGAGAATGATCGAATTGAGGCGCTGAACCATATGCAATTATTTGGGGCAGATCTTCCGATTACGTCGATCAAAAGCATAACGGGCCATATGTTTGGGGCGAGTGCAGGAGCGCAAATGATTGCTTCCCTGATTGGCATGGAACGAAGCTTCATTCCGGGCACAGTGAATGCAGCTGCGGATGATTATCCAGAATTACCGGTCGTAGTAGATACGGTGCAGACAGAAGTTGATAGCTTTGTTGTAACGTCCCATGGATATGGGGGGAATAATGGAGCGATCATGATTTCTAAATACTAATTATTGAAAAATTACATAATAACGGAGAAGATGATGATTACATTATATGAGTGCAAAGAGTCGTTACTCCCTTTGATTATGAAGAAGATTCCGATCATGATACAAGAGCATATCCAGGATATGATGATAGAGATTAAAAACTTCCATGAAGTGATTGAAGATATTGAGGCATATAGAACCTCCTTATATTCAGTATGTACGAAAGTGGTTGGAACCTTATTTAAGGAAAATGATGAATACGTAACAGCATTACAAGAAATTGAACAAACTGGTTATGAAATAGGCGTTTATTTTGGAGAAGTACGAGAGATAAGCCGAGAAACACTGATTCAGATCACACATAATATCCGGGTGCGTTCTTTTGATTATGTCTGTCATGTGTTGAATTATCATCTAGCAGACCCGAAGGAGCGTAGTTTTCTGATCGCCAGATTTAATGAAATTTTAAATATAAGATTCACCAGCTGTGTAAATGGTTTTTTGTTTGCCAAGGATAAAGTTATCCATCATCTGCATGATCAGAAATTAGCAGTTATGGGACAAATGGCAGCAGGAATGGCTCATGAAATTAGGAATCCGTTGTGTAGTATTAAAGGGTTTCAACAATTAATGAAGCAATTGCTGGTGAATAAGAAGGATAGCCGAAGTGATTTTCTAAATTATATTGATATTTGCATAGATGAAATTAATAAGGTAGAGAGTCTTGTATCTGACTTTCTTATTTTAGCGCGTAAAGGAGAGGGTCAAAAAAATAAATGGGAAACGGTGAATTTGAATGATGTTATTCAAAAAGTACATGATTTATCTACATATTTTGCAGTAGAGAAGAATGGTACCGTTCATTTATGTATGTCACCGACTCCTTTATTTATTAAAGGGGTATCTTCTCATATTGAGCAGATCGTGCTTAATATCGTAAAAAACGGAATCTCCGCATTAAAATCAGACGGACTGTTATTTATTACGCTGTATCCGTCAATCGATAATAAAGAGGCGGTATTAACGTTTATCGACAATGGAATCGGGATTCCAGAGGGTGAATTACATAAAATTTTTGATCCGTTCTTTACAACAAAAGAGGATGGAACCGGACTAGGTTTATGTATATGTAAAGGGCTAGTAGAAGAGATGAAAGGAAGCATTATGATACAGTCAAAAGAAAAAGAAGGAACCACGGTTGAGATTCGCTTGCCGCTAGTTACCTAAACATATGGTTATAAAACCCGAAATTCACTGAATTCCGGGTTTTTTCGTATGAATTGATCGAACGCTTTCTCTTTTCTCTTCGTTTACAACTAGTTGAAAAATATCTGGTCGTGCATAATGTCCCACAACGTCAAAATCAAAGCGGCTATACGGGATGAGACGTAAATCTAGATCAGCTAGTAAAATATCTTCATGTCCAAATACAGGCTCTACGATATATTCACCAAGCGGACCGATGATAGCGCTTCCCCCACGGGACATTTCCTCCGGAGACGATATAAGTTCGTCGTAGCAAGCAAGGTCTTGTGGGTACATAGCTTTTGTGAAAAATTGATTGCAAGACAGTACAAAGCAGCGGCCTTCGACAGCAATATGACGAATCGTGGATTGCCACGTATCCCGCGCATCAGCTGTCGGAGCAATGTATATGTCTACACCTTTTGCATACATGGCCGTCCGAGCGAGAGGCATGTAGTTTTCCCAACAAATAAGACCGCCTATTTTTCCAAAGGGAGTTTGAATAACAGGAAGGGTACTCCCATCCCCTTCTCCCCAGATTAATCGCTCAGAACCTGTCGGCTTTAACTTGCGGTGTTTGCCAACAATCTTTCCGTCTGGTCCAAAATATACCATCGTACAATAGACGGTACCCGCACTGGACTCTTGATCTCTTTCAATGATTCCGATAACAACATACACATTAGCTTTGCGTGCGGCTTCTCCTAAAATATCGGTAGTCTCTCCAGGAATCGGGACTGAGTTTTCCCAGTAGCGAAGCCAATCTTTTCGTCCCGATTCAGAACGGGTTCCGATCTTTGTGCCAAACGATAGTCCGCGTGGATATCCAGGAATGAATGCTTCTGGGAATACGACCAGATTGGCCCCTTTTTCAGCTGCCTCATAAATGAGAGTAACTGCCTTTTGGGTTGTGGCTTCTCGATCCATCATAACGGATGCGGCTTGAATAACAGCTACGCGTACGGTATCTTGGTTCATCTTTGTGATGGCCTCCTACAGTAAAGATCTTATTTCGTTTAGATAACAATAATCAATAAGTATGCAATGGTATATCTATTATGAATAGTGAAATAATTATTTTTTCTCAACTAGCATATAAAAATATAGCAACACCATCTTGTTTTGGAGATA includes the following:
- a CDS encoding carbon-nitrogen hydrolase family protein — encoded protein: MNQDTVRVAVIQAASVMMDREATTQKAVTLIYEAAEKGANLVVFPEAFIPGYPRGLSFGTKIGTRSESGRKDWLRYWENSVPIPGETTDILGEAARKANVYVVIGIIERDQESSAGTVYCTMVYFGPDGKIVGKHRKLKPTGSERLIWGEGDGSTLPVIQTPFGKIGGLICWENYMPLARTAMYAKGVDIYIAPTADARDTWQSTIRHIAVEGRCFVLSCNQFFTKAMYPQDLACYDELISSPEEMSRGGSAIIGPLGEYIVEPVFGHEDILLADLDLRLIPYSRFDFDVVGHYARPDIFQLVVNEEKRESVRSIHTKKPGIQ
- a CDS encoding beta-ketoacyl-[acyl-carrier-protein] synthase family protein, giving the protein MKKEKVVITGYGIKAPGGYNVDHFTDSLITQISALELFPGQGTEGKDIAFGVVHDSLEEIKQDKKYRRYPRISLLAMSAMKEAVQMAGKSDLSGYRTGVFMGTALGGTLGYDEVITIANENNFKAIPVTGCGIVHYHSLASSLAESFGITGVTRTVATGCSAAIDAIQDAIMYLHAGELDTCIVGGADAPLSKSVMYAFGKIRCLSQNKALGEMGIPFSKKSAGFVMAEGASVLILEKESTALNRGAKILGVIDEVSTTNDATGIFFSDHEGKHMLYSMKQVTERRRPTYVNSQALGMVENDRIEALNHMQLFGADLPITSIKSITGHMFGASAGAQMIASLIGMERSFIPGTVNAAADDYPELPVVVDTVQTEVDSFVVTSHGYGGNNGAIMISKY
- a CDS encoding YciI family protein produces the protein MFLVVLKYIQPLEKVEAYLEEHVAFLNKYYEQSRFIFSGRRNPRTGGVILANVNTEAEIQAIIKEDPFYVNEIAEYDVIEFIPTKYDENFEVFIKN
- a CDS encoding DEAD/DEAH box helicase; the encoded protein is MRNWSGKIFSWFGKERQEDEQASISTEHPIHDREEKEELQTLSDMERESETAVYKNRLPQVQGRKKAQKKPVRVIGQELFQLLDYRNDLAGESTDFPDDYAPKVSLRPHQIQLYNVLLKREGLLIADQEGVGKTPPILCAHEAKIRAGRIQRGLYITKASFVQDVYRQAQQFTHLRVRILKGTSEQRMSMYADFSTHPYELVIMSYEQFRQDINHVLNIHQQNPFDVCYLDEAQMIKHAESQIGKVVHRLETKERYAITATPVINGADDFYNILKWLRWPVTSKVFYASAVVNMESLQEALRTDMIRRLKTDVVQHIPSVIPYNLSVELTGLQRELYDAVKKAIPGERFEGFSFYHIPTPLAKYTRLSQIVESAEIVGGAEGTAGSGKLEMIEDLVEDIVLRGEKVVIFSQSRIFVEIMHEYFEKYNPAILHGEIQNRQRQVDKFMNDPTCWVMIGSESSSREGWMGTIANNVIFTSKPWSPAYVSQCIGRVRHFGAEGHKHIHVYSLLGESTVDESLEKLLGEEQYMIDELVETGTNRSDMLRLLIEEEEKAHDPMVIN
- a CDS encoding DUF817 domain-containing protein, whose amino-acid sequence is MVYLRQLYEFGYQQAMSCIFPVSIFVTLALSKVIHIPGLYRYDFILLICILIQYVMYKTGLETKDELKVISVFHLIGLALEIYKVHTASWSYPEPAWTKVMGVPLYSGFMYASVASYMCQSWRRLHLQVHGWPNTVWAVALGGMIYLNFFTHHYVYDFRWILTALLFIVFFRTSVQFSLREAIYKMPLVLSFLLIGFFIWIAENIATFFGAWQYPNQREAWELVHIGKISSWFLLVVISFIIVAQLKHLKVRRVKAFYHEC
- a CDS encoding sensor histidine kinase gives rise to the protein MIQEHIQDMMIEIKNFHEVIEDIEAYRTSLYSVCTKVVGTLFKENDEYVTALQEIEQTGYEIGVYFGEVREISRETLIQITHNIRVRSFDYVCHVLNYHLADPKERSFLIARFNEILNIRFTSCVNGFLFAKDKVIHHLHDQKLAVMGQMAAGMAHEIRNPLCSIKGFQQLMKQLLVNKKDSRSDFLNYIDICIDEINKVESLVSDFLILARKGEGQKNKWETVNLNDVIQKVHDLSTYFAVEKNGTVHLCMSPTPLFIKGVSSHIEQIVLNIVKNGISALKSDGLLFITLYPSIDNKEAVLTFIDNGIGIPEGELHKIFDPFFTTKEDGTGLGLCICKGLVEEMKGSIMIQSKEKEGTTVEIRLPLVT
- a CDS encoding MFS transporter; this translates as MEHSIPRKTNLFQNRFVQTIMLSGILLQIGIWVRNFSVLLFVMDKTDNDPLAVSLISVAEFAPIFLFSFIGGTYADRWPPKRTMVWCDIVSALSVFAVLLTLVFGTWQSVFFVTLVSAILSQFSQPSAMKLFKVHVAPKQLQAGMAMFQTLMAIFMVIGPIVGTFVYQRFGIQIAVGVTGISFLLSAAVLRLLPPDQIEEKTGDENVWQEMVDGFRYVLRTPVLKSLSGAFLFAGLAVGILQPLAVFVVMERLGLPKESVQWLLMVNGLAMLIGGGLVMGLAKKVAPQKLLAMGMFVSAISACGIGLSTDLNLTLALEFLNGLFFPCIHIGVSTLILQASEEAYIGRVNGVLTPMFMGMMVVTMSAAGFLKKTISLVGAYETAGALFLLGMLTVLPLFRMQVGVSANQCDDSCD
- a CDS encoding VOC family protein, which translates into the protein MIHHIDHLVLTVKDLGKTCHFYTHVLGMEEVSFGNGRKALAFGNQKINLHEVGKEFEPKAAQPTSGSADLCFIASWPLTKVINHLQKCRVEIIEGPVKRTGAVGPIESVYIRDPDENLIEISSYEVLEERD